GTCGAGATATTTGTCGCAGTTGCCATTTTGTCCGTCTAATTCTGCTTCGTAGTACGCGTCGTCGATACCTTCCTCACGCGATGATGATGGTCtggaaatagaaaatataataattacaaattattctaCAAATtacttgtatgtattttatcaaCCAACTAGCTCTTTGACAGCGTCGTTGACCATGTCCTCTTTGACAGCGTGGTCGACCTAGTAACCTTTAGTTATGGTAAGCTCGCTGCTCAcgtttctttaataatattaaatccaCTATCTGATTACGCATAACAACTTCTGTAGATCAAAGTTAAACTTCAGATACAAATTGCAAAACATAATATCATGAGTTCAAAAACATCGGGTATTTACGTAAATTGACTAACTATTAACtgcaaatatataacaataaaaaataaaggtagGTAGTGCCACACTAACGTGAATATGATGTGCATGATGTGTCCGAGCAGGCCGTTGTGATGTAGTGGGGTCTCCGCCGCTTCGCATATGTTCCGCAGCAAACACTCCTTGCCATTCATACCGTGtctgaaacaattttatgttcaatttataatatttacatagtaTGTTATGtgattctgttttattttctctatCAAAACCGAGCGAAACTGGTTTAACAATAGAATAATGCTTAGATAATCGCTAATTTTAAGCTTCTTATAAAGTTAACAACTGAGTTTTTGTGTTTGCtcgctatttatttaatcttatttcttactaatagtataaatgcgaaagtttagatgtatggattgatatttattagaaggtatctctaaagctcaacagatctcgatgaaatttgctaTGAATGTAgttcatagtctggaagaacagataggctactaagcgacagctagtctgaTAATAGTTCCAAAAGTAGAAGAAAGGCACGCGAATGTCAAATACTTTTATACTTACTGCTTAAATCTTGCCTCGAGAACTGTGTACGCTAATTCCCTTGTGATACTTCTGGTTTGACGAGAACTGATGATCTGAAAATATGAAGAGGTCTACGTTAAAAACAGTCACTTTTACACGTCTGTCCTGTCACTCTATGTACCCTTTTATTCGCCCAAAACTGCtactctttattttataataaaaccgaggacgtttatttccttcTATCGGTCGCCAGggacttcgtcagcgcggaatcAACCTTCCTCGCAAATGCCCAttgaaatcggtccagctgtttcggagatt
Above is a window of Papilio machaon chromosome 20, ilPapMach1.1, whole genome shotgun sequence DNA encoding:
- the LOC106711495 gene encoding uncharacterized protein LOC106711495, producing the protein MLSTFGKGDIHEIQKRGLIFPPTSLYGTFVAIAVPIDIPDKNVFVSYNFESNYSVVTNITEIDEVLFPNLPIISSRQTRSITRELAYTVLEARFKQHGMNGKECLLRNICEAAETPLHHNGLLGHIMHIIFTPSSSREEGIDDAYYEAELDGQNGNCDKYLDDCPFSLFDIVTRLVETRH